One genomic segment of Salinigranum rubrum includes these proteins:
- a CDS encoding (2Fe-2S)-binding protein: MSQKDITITVNGTERELSVEPRRLLVHAIREDLDLTGTHIGCDTGNCGACTVYKDGEAVKSCLMFAVQADESDVTTVEGMADLPEAGMGRSDDLHPIQEGFRHMHGLQCGYCTPGMIMAGKALLDKNSDPTEAEIRENISGNLCRCTGYQNIVKSIQYAADVYNDREPPESPVENPQEQEAAADGGFECGSGCGCDVDFGEEDR; this comes from the coding sequence ATGAGCCAGAAAGACATCACCATCACCGTCAACGGCACCGAGCGGGAACTGAGCGTCGAACCCCGTCGACTGCTGGTCCACGCCATCCGCGAGGACCTCGACCTCACCGGCACGCACATCGGCTGTGACACGGGCAACTGCGGCGCCTGCACCGTCTACAAGGACGGCGAGGCGGTCAAGTCGTGTCTCATGTTCGCCGTTCAGGCCGACGAGAGCGACGTGACCACCGTCGAGGGGATGGCGGACCTCCCCGAGGCGGGTATGGGCCGCTCGGACGACCTCCACCCCATCCAGGAGGGCTTCCGCCACATGCACGGCCTGCAGTGCGGCTACTGCACGCCCGGGATGATCATGGCGGGCAAGGCGCTCCTCGACAAGAACTCGGACCCGACCGAGGCGGAGATCAGAGAGAACATCAGCGGCAACCTCTGTCGCTGCACCGGCTACCAGAACATCGTCAAGTCCATCCAGTACGCCGCGGACGTGTACAACGACCGCGAACCCCCCGAGTCGCCGGTCGAGAACCCCCAAGAGCAGGAGGCCGCCGCCGACGGCGGGTTCGAATGTGGGTCGGGCTGCGGCTGTGACGTCGACTTCGGGGAGGAAGACCGATG
- a CDS encoding FAD binding domain-containing protein, translating into MKAAQFEHHEPTTVDEAVSLLDSLDEPAILAGGQSLIPMMRFRLARPETVIDLNRVEELDFLEEAEGSLRIGALCRHVDVEESDLIAEKYGSFFDAAPLVADPQIRNRGTVVGSVAQSDPKGDWGTVLLAHDGEVVANGPDGERTIPAEEFFLLPYDNMLDETELITELRVPVPAEGEGSAYHKLKRKVGDYAMVGVAARVVLEDGVIVDAGVALTAVDITNIAVPEAEERLVDEEPSGELFKRAGEAAAETAHPESDEHGSADYKENMTRVLTQRALASAVERAR; encoded by the coding sequence ATGAAAGCAGCCCAATTCGAACACCACGAACCGACGACGGTCGACGAGGCCGTGAGCCTCCTCGACAGCCTCGACGAACCGGCCATCCTCGCGGGGGGGCAGAGCCTCATCCCGATGATGCGCTTTCGGCTCGCGCGCCCCGAGACCGTCATCGACCTGAACCGCGTCGAGGAACTCGACTTCCTCGAAGAAGCCGAGGGGAGCCTCCGCATCGGCGCGCTCTGCCGGCACGTCGACGTCGAGGAGTCCGACCTCATCGCCGAGAAGTACGGGAGCTTCTTCGACGCCGCGCCGCTGGTCGCGGACCCGCAGATCCGAAACAGGGGAACGGTCGTCGGCAGCGTCGCACAGTCCGACCCGAAGGGCGACTGGGGGACCGTCCTCCTGGCGCACGACGGCGAAGTCGTCGCCAACGGCCCCGACGGCGAGCGGACCATCCCCGCCGAGGAGTTCTTCCTCCTCCCGTACGACAACATGCTGGACGAGACGGAGCTCATCACGGAGCTTCGCGTCCCCGTCCCCGCCGAAGGCGAGGGGAGCGCCTACCACAAGCTGAAGCGCAAGGTCGGCGACTACGCGATGGTCGGGGTCGCCGCCCGCGTCGTGCTCGAAGACGGCGTCATCGTCGACGCCGGCGTCGCCCTCACGGCCGTCGACATCACGAACATCGCCGTCCCGGAGGCCGAGGAGAGACTCGTCGACGAGGAGCCCTCGGGCGAGTTGTTCAAGCGGGCGGGCGAGGCCGCGGCCGAGACCGCCCATCCGGAGTCGGACGAACACGGCAGCGCCGACTACAAGGAGAACATGACGCGCGTCCTGACCCAGCGAGCGCTCGCTTCGGCCGTGGAGCGTGCCAGATAA
- a CDS encoding CoxG family protein — protein MEFSGEFELDGVSPEDAWIVLSDPIAVRDALKGCRYITRIDGEDFNFDEYEPEEDIETLPDADPEVVAERAFVEGGVYAALMQVGVGSVKPRFETRVTIKEREFPHMVATGGGDASNSSFEMESWMDIEETETGSTVKWGTQADVSGRIAQLGGRVMNPVADKIVSNFFKNIQKQMTGFEESEKSSGIRDRLSGLL, from the coding sequence ATGGAGTTCAGTGGTGAATTCGAATTAGACGGAGTATCGCCAGAGGACGCGTGGATCGTTCTCTCGGATCCAATCGCCGTACGCGACGCCCTCAAGGGGTGTCGCTACATCACGAGGATCGACGGAGAAGACTTCAATTTCGACGAATACGAACCCGAGGAGGACATCGAGACGCTGCCGGACGCGGACCCCGAAGTGGTCGCGGAGCGGGCGTTCGTCGAGGGCGGCGTCTACGCCGCGCTGATGCAGGTCGGCGTCGGGAGCGTCAAGCCGCGGTTCGAGACGCGCGTCACGATCAAGGAACGGGAGTTCCCGCACATGGTTGCGACCGGGGGCGGCGACGCCTCGAACAGCAGCTTCGAGATGGAGTCGTGGATGGACATCGAGGAGACCGAGACGGGGTCGACCGTCAAGTGGGGGACACAGGCGGACGTCTCCGGCCGCATCGCACAGCTGGGCGGACGCGTGATGAACCCCGTGGCGGACAAGATAGTCTCGAACTTCTTCAAGAACATCCAGAAGCAGATGACCGGGTTCGAGGAGTCCGAGAAGTCGAGCGGCATTCGCGACCGACTCAGTGGACTCCTCTGA
- a CDS encoding AbrB/MazE/SpoVT family DNA-binding domain-containing protein produces MGMLADTKISEKNLTTIPKPVRNFLDVGEGDRVEWHVEDGHVIVRKVVPSADD; encoded by the coding sequence ATGGGAATGCTCGCGGACACCAAGATATCGGAGAAGAACCTCACAACCATCCCCAAGCCCGTTCGGAACTTCCTCGACGTCGGCGAGGGCGACCGGGTCGAGTGGCACGTCGAGGACGGCCACGTCATCGTCCGCAAGGTCGTCCCGTCGGCGGACGACTGA
- a CDS encoding nucleotidyltransferase family protein, with product MTGRDDERRGDADARGTDGDPRGEGLPVVHPPTGADATKTTEATEPTGDDPAPRVAGVLLAAGTSSRFGAANKLLASLDGDPLVRHAARTLVDAGLDPLVAVVGHDGDRVAAALDGLGFTVVVNPDYEEGQATSVRRGVEALTDDREGERVDAVVFALGDMPAVAPESVRALVDVFRTGEWTALAAAFEGKRGNPVLFDRRHVDALTDVSGDRGGRRILREGERSALVETGDEGVRHDVDTPADLDRR from the coding sequence ATGACCGGGCGGGACGACGAGCGTCGGGGAGACGCTGACGCGCGAGGCACCGACGGCGACCCGAGAGGGGAGGGACTGCCGGTCGTCCACCCGCCGACGGGCGCGGACGCGACGAAGACGACTGAAGCGACGGAGCCAACGGGAGACGACCCCGCCCCGCGCGTGGCCGGCGTCCTCCTCGCCGCGGGGACGAGTTCGCGGTTCGGCGCGGCGAACAAGCTACTCGCTTCCCTCGACGGGGACCCGCTCGTCCGTCACGCCGCTCGGACGCTCGTCGACGCCGGCCTCGACCCACTCGTTGCCGTCGTCGGCCACGACGGGGACCGGGTCGCCGCCGCGCTCGACGGCCTCGGCTTCACAGTCGTCGTGAACCCCGACTACGAGGAGGGACAGGCGACGTCGGTTCGACGCGGGGTCGAGGCGCTCACAGACGACCGCGAAGGCGAGCGGGTCGACGCCGTCGTCTTCGCGCTCGGCGACATGCCCGCGGTCGCCCCCGAGAGCGTGCGGGCGCTCGTCGACGTCTTTCGAACGGGGGAGTGGACGGCGCTCGCGGCCGCCTTCGAGGGAAAGCGGGGGAATCCGGTCCTCTTCGACCGCCGCCACGTCGACGCGCTGACCGACGTGTCGGGGGACAGGGGCGGCCGTCGAATCCTCCGGGAGGGCGAGCGCTCGGCGCTCGTCGAAACCGGGGACGAAGGCGTCCGACACGACGTGGACACGCCGGCGGACCTCGACCGACGCTAG
- a CDS encoding NAD-dependent epimerase/dehydratase family protein — protein sequence MQIFIAGATGVIGRRLVERLTDVGHDVTGLVRDDDGAALVEARGGTARYGDVLEPESLTTAMAGAQAVVAAQTALPVKDKPTDEDWARNDRVRVEGTRNLLAAADESVQRFYFPSIVWIARLPDGSPFDEGADRHPDRATQSAADVEDLLTQAASERDFDVTILRLGFLYAPDAGHTHQMGEQLLAGDLPIVGGGPLGRRDAALSLLHADDAASAFVAAMDAEVTGLYHVVDDEPVTVADFFDAFATELDAPSPRRVPGWLARYFVGREQVNVLTKSFPTDADRFRRAVGWEPSFPTYREGLEQVVGTWATDGTIRESSTGYEWGGAGTAESLSAVMAGP from the coding sequence ATGCAAATATTCATTGCGGGAGCGACGGGCGTCATCGGACGCCGGCTGGTCGAACGTCTCACCGACGTGGGACACGACGTAACCGGACTCGTCCGGGACGACGACGGAGCGGCACTCGTCGAGGCTCGGGGCGGAACTGCTCGTTACGGCGACGTGCTCGAACCCGAGTCGCTCACTACCGCGATGGCGGGCGCTCAAGCAGTCGTGGCCGCCCAAACCGCGCTCCCGGTGAAGGACAAGCCGACCGACGAGGACTGGGCCCGCAACGATCGTGTCCGGGTCGAGGGGACCCGGAACCTGCTGGCGGCCGCCGACGAGAGCGTCCAGCGGTTCTACTTCCCGAGTATCGTTTGGATCGCTCGCCTGCCTGACGGGTCGCCGTTCGACGAGGGCGCCGACCGTCACCCGGACCGGGCCACGCAGTCCGCAGCCGACGTCGAAGACCTCCTCACGCAAGCCGCCTCGGAACGCGACTTCGACGTTACCATCCTGCGACTGGGCTTTCTCTACGCCCCGGACGCGGGCCACACTCACCAAATGGGTGAACAGCTCCTCGCCGGGGACTTGCCGATCGTCGGTGGTGGCCCATTGGGTCGTCGGGACGCGGCGCTTTCGCTGCTCCATGCCGACGATGCGGCGTCGGCGTTCGTCGCCGCGATGGACGCCGAGGTGACCGGACTCTACCACGTCGTTGACGACGAGCCGGTGACGGTGGCCGACTTCTTCGACGCGTTCGCGACCGAACTGGACGCACCGTCGCCCCGCCGGGTCCCCGGGTGGCTTGCCCGGTACTTCGTCGGCCGTGAACAGGTGAACGTGCTCACGAAGTCGTTCCCCACCGACGCCGACCGCTTCCGCCGGGCGGTCGGCTGGGAGCCGTCCTTCCCTACCTACCGGGAGGGGCTCGAACAGGTCGTCGGGACGTGGGCGACTGACGGCACGATCCGGGAATCGTCGACCGGGTACGAATGGGGCGGGGCGGGGACCGCCGAATCGCTCTCGGCCGTGATGGCCGGACCCTAA
- a CDS encoding helix-turn-helix domain-containing protein: MRHVRLTVTPVDGEGDLPTMYRVLSAAPYLDRVVGLHWNVSGDRLGLMVYAEGDADAFREEVQTVPEVVDFEMVSADEEGFYAFLRNELNALSRRLFGTFTRGSLLVVPPLVYGGDGSVTFSMVGPTEEVQAAIEEAPEAFEVTVSAVGGLGATPGLDRTLLSPRQREAVKVALEVGYYDIPRQGDYAVIAERMGCAPSTAAEHLRKAESKVLRATFATE, translated from the coding sequence ATGCGACACGTCCGGTTGACCGTTACGCCGGTCGACGGCGAGGGCGACCTCCCTACCATGTACCGGGTGCTCTCGGCCGCCCCCTACCTTGACCGCGTGGTCGGCCTCCACTGGAACGTCTCGGGTGACCGACTCGGTCTGATGGTCTACGCTGAGGGCGACGCCGACGCGTTCCGGGAGGAGGTTCAGACGGTTCCCGAAGTGGTGGACTTCGAGATGGTATCGGCGGACGAGGAGGGCTTCTACGCGTTTCTCCGGAACGAGTTGAACGCGCTGTCGCGGCGCCTTTTCGGCACGTTCACGCGCGGGAGCCTGCTCGTCGTGCCGCCGCTGGTCTACGGCGGCGACGGCTCGGTGACATTCTCGATGGTAGGACCGACCGAGGAGGTGCAGGCCGCGATCGAGGAGGCACCCGAGGCATTTGAGGTAACGGTGAGCGCGGTAGGCGGGCTGGGGGCGACGCCGGGACTCGATAGAACGTTGCTCTCCCCACGCCAGCGCGAAGCCGTCAAAGTCGCCCTCGAGGTCGGGTACTACGACATCCCACGCCAAGGAGACTACGCAGTCATCGCCGAGCGGATGGGCTGTGCGCCCAGCACGGCGGCCGAACATCTGCGGAAAGCAGAGTCGAAAGTGCTTCGGGCGACGTTCGCCACCGAGTGA
- a CDS encoding DoxX family protein yields MSTTVATVTENPYFVDPLVVLVAVTVATRLLGTLGVESASSWRNAARYGLACTFAVTSLSHFTATRSDLVRLVPEILPYPAAIVTVTGVLELAGAVGLLRRSIARVTAVGLALLLVAMFPANVVAAREGIGVGGTPATPFWFRTLVQLGFIVLLLWTARSDSSTALESDTVAEGATPRR; encoded by the coding sequence ATGAGCACCACCGTAGCGACGGTGACCGAGAACCCGTACTTCGTCGACCCACTCGTTGTTCTCGTCGCGGTGACAGTCGCGACCCGACTCCTGGGTACGCTCGGCGTCGAATCGGCCAGTTCCTGGCGGAACGCGGCCCGCTACGGTCTCGCCTGCACGTTCGCGGTGACGAGCCTCTCACATTTCACCGCCACCCGCTCCGACCTAGTCCGGCTCGTCCCCGAGATCCTCCCCTACCCGGCGGCCATCGTGACGGTCACCGGGGTACTCGAACTGGCCGGAGCCGTCGGGTTGCTCCGGCGCTCGATCGCCCGCGTCACCGCGGTCGGATTGGCGCTTCTGCTCGTGGCGATGTTCCCCGCAAACGTCGTCGCGGCACGAGAAGGGATCGGTGTCGGCGGGACCCCAGCCACCCCGTTCTGGTTCCGCACCCTGGTTCAGCTGGGATTCATCGTCCTGTTGCTGTGGACGGCTCGCTCGGACTCCTCGACGGCACTCGAATCGGATACCGTGGCTGAAGGCGCCACTCCCCGACGGTGA
- a CDS encoding arginase family protein has protein sequence MSVQLLQVPYHHGRERSGIGRGPDRLVSAGMGRQLRDRGHEVVVERVDRPSAFSHEIGAAMDLNSVLSDRVQATVQERRFPLVLAGDCNSSLGTCAGLGAAVDGSVTPPGIVWFDAHGDYNTPDTSASGFFDGMALATLTGSCWDALCSGLPSLTPVPVQNALLVGTRELDGGEADRVEHSRIAHVDAGELTEPDSFASFVDPLSSLQTRVDGVYLHIDLDVLDATRIGPANGFAPPGGLSLDLLQDAIRMVGKRFEIRAAALTAYDPTYDEDERVLTAAFELAATICDQIDAD, from the coding sequence ATGAGCGTACAATTACTCCAAGTACCGTACCACCACGGACGGGAACGGTCCGGCATCGGGCGCGGACCCGATCGACTCGTTTCGGCAGGCATGGGGAGGCAGCTCCGCGATCGCGGTCACGAGGTTGTAGTCGAACGGGTCGACCGTCCGAGCGCATTCTCGCATGAAATCGGTGCCGCGATGGATCTCAACTCGGTCCTCTCGGACCGGGTTCAAGCGACCGTACAGGAGCGTCGCTTCCCGCTCGTCCTCGCCGGCGATTGTAATAGCAGTCTCGGCACGTGTGCCGGTCTCGGAGCGGCTGTCGACGGATCCGTGACTCCCCCCGGGATTGTCTGGTTCGACGCGCACGGAGACTACAACACCCCGGACACGTCCGCCTCGGGGTTCTTCGACGGTATGGCGCTCGCGACACTGACTGGGTCGTGCTGGGACGCACTCTGTAGCGGACTTCCGAGTCTCACGCCGGTGCCGGTGCAAAACGCACTCCTCGTCGGGACCCGCGAACTCGACGGCGGCGAAGCGGATCGGGTGGAACACTCGAGGATAGCCCACGTCGACGCAGGAGAACTCACCGAGCCGGATTCTTTCGCCTCGTTCGTCGATCCACTGTCCTCTCTGCAGACACGGGTTGACGGCGTGTATCTTCACATCGACCTCGACGTCCTCGACGCGACCCGGATAGGTCCCGCAAACGGTTTCGCGCCCCCCGGGGGACTCTCCCTCGACCTGCTCCAAGACGCGATCCGAATGGTTGGGAAGCGCTTCGAGATTCGGGCCGCTGCGCTGACGGCGTACGATCCAACGTACGACGAGGACGAACGGGTCCTGACGGCGGCCTTCGAGCTGGCAGCGACTATTTGCGACCAGATCGACGCGGACTGA
- a CDS encoding heavy metal translocating P-type ATPase, protein MDDNKDENKNPTGGKNQQDNGSHRQHRPSDHDKVVDEPDEQQVEQGLLEEKAQPAAEGETALNGHHEHAGHEDEGHENGAHGEHGEGHGGMHEGHEQMFRRRFFVSSLLSIPVLLYSEMLQEWLGFSVPAFPGSEWINPVFAVLVFAYGGVPFLQMAVPELKDRSPGMMTLISMAISVAFVYSLATVIFPAQSAFFWELVTLIDIMLFGHWIEMRSVRRASSAVDELAKLMPDTAERITDNGETEEVPVGELTQGDLVLVRPGASVPADGTVEEGDSDVEESMITGESKPVSKEPGDEVIGGTINGDGSLRVRVGATGEETTLAGIMRLVEEAQQSKSQTQVLADRAAGWLFYVALAAAVVTAIGWTIAVSFDATVIERVVTVLVIACPHALGLAIPLVVAINTSLAARNGMLVRDRIAMEEARNLDAIIFDKTGTLTEGEHGVVDMATVDGVAEEDALALAAAVESDSEHMIARAIREAATERDLTAPDASDFEAIKGRGVRATVDVSGFAGGPSDGSDSGNEVYVGGPNLLTQLDSEVPDHLQRFADEAGQNAQTVVYLVRGGELIAAFAMADVIREESFRVVDALHDLGIEVAMLTGDSRDVATAVADDLGIDTVFAEVLPEDKDEKVRELQDQGKLVGMVGDGVNDAPALTRADVGIAIGSGTDVAVQSADVILVQNNPMDVVRLVKLSKASYRKMQENIVWAAGYNVFALPLAAGVLAPIGILLSPAVGALLMSLSTVIVAVNAQLLRRVDLSIPELPGGTLPIDAQPEDSNSL, encoded by the coding sequence ATGGATGATAACAAAGACGAAAACAAGAACCCCACAGGAGGGAAAAACCAGCAGGATAACGGCAGCCACCGCCAGCACAGACCCAGCGACCACGACAAAGTTGTCGACGAGCCAGACGAGCAACAAGTAGAACAGGGACTATTGGAGGAGAAAGCTCAACCTGCCGCTGAGGGTGAGACGGCTCTAAACGGGCACCACGAGCACGCAGGACACGAGGACGAGGGCCACGAAAACGGTGCCCACGGGGAGCACGGCGAGGGCCATGGCGGCATGCACGAGGGTCACGAGCAGATGTTTAGACGGCGCTTTTTCGTCTCGTCACTCCTGTCGATTCCCGTCCTTCTGTACAGCGAAATGCTACAGGAGTGGCTCGGGTTCTCTGTCCCAGCGTTCCCGGGTAGCGAATGGATCAACCCCGTATTCGCGGTACTCGTCTTCGCGTACGGTGGGGTTCCGTTCCTCCAAATGGCAGTGCCGGAGCTGAAAGATCGGTCGCCGGGGATGATGACGCTCATCTCGATGGCAATCAGCGTCGCGTTCGTCTACAGCCTGGCCACCGTCATCTTCCCTGCACAGTCGGCGTTCTTCTGGGAACTCGTCACGCTGATCGACATCATGCTATTCGGGCACTGGATCGAAATGCGGTCGGTGCGACGTGCCTCAAGCGCGGTCGACGAACTGGCGAAGCTGATGCCCGACACCGCCGAGCGGATCACCGACAACGGTGAGACCGAGGAAGTCCCTGTCGGTGAACTCACCCAAGGTGACCTCGTGCTCGTCCGACCGGGCGCGAGTGTCCCTGCTGACGGAACCGTCGAGGAGGGTGATTCAGACGTCGAGGAGTCGATGATTACGGGTGAGTCGAAACCGGTCTCGAAGGAGCCCGGTGACGAGGTCATCGGCGGGACGATCAACGGTGACGGCAGCCTCCGTGTGCGTGTCGGTGCGACGGGCGAGGAGACGACGCTCGCGGGCATCATGCGACTCGTCGAGGAAGCCCAGCAGAGCAAGTCTCAAACGCAGGTGTTGGCCGACAGAGCGGCCGGCTGGCTGTTCTACGTCGCCCTCGCGGCCGCAGTCGTGACAGCAATCGGATGGACAATCGCGGTCTCGTTCGACGCAACGGTTATCGAGCGCGTCGTAACGGTGCTCGTCATCGCCTGCCCGCACGCGCTCGGACTCGCGATCCCGCTGGTCGTCGCGATCAACACGTCTCTCGCCGCTCGTAACGGGATGCTCGTTCGCGACCGCATCGCGATGGAAGAGGCGAGAAATTTGGACGCCATCATCTTCGACAAGACAGGGACGCTCACCGAAGGCGAGCACGGCGTCGTCGATATGGCGACAGTCGACGGCGTCGCCGAGGAGGATGCGCTCGCGCTGGCGGCGGCCGTTGAGAGCGACTCAGAGCACATGATCGCGCGAGCCATCCGCGAGGCCGCCACGGAGCGAGACCTCACCGCTCCTGACGCGTCCGACTTCGAGGCCATCAAAGGGAGGGGCGTCCGTGCGACAGTCGACGTCTCCGGCTTCGCCGGAGGCCCATCGGACGGGTCCGACAGCGGAAACGAGGTGTACGTTGGCGGGCCGAACCTGTTGACCCAACTCGATAGCGAGGTTCCCGACCACCTCCAGCGCTTCGCTGACGAAGCCGGCCAAAACGCCCAGACTGTGGTGTACCTCGTTCGCGGAGGGGAGTTGATCGCCGCATTCGCGATGGCCGACGTGATCCGCGAGGAGAGTTTCCGAGTCGTCGACGCCCTGCACGACCTGGGCATCGAGGTAGCGATGCTGACCGGTGACTCCCGAGACGTCGCCACCGCCGTCGCCGACGACCTGGGCATCGACACGGTGTTCGCGGAGGTCCTTCCCGAGGACAAGGACGAGAAGGTGCGGGAACTCCAAGATCAGGGCAAGCTCGTGGGGATGGTTGGCGACGGCGTGAACGACGCGCCGGCGTTGACGCGAGCGGACGTCGGCATCGCTATCGGAAGCGGCACCGACGTCGCAGTCCAGTCGGCCGACGTCATCCTCGTCCAGAACAACCCGATGGACGTGGTTCGGCTCGTGAAGCTCAGCAAGGCGAGTTACCGGAAGATGCAGGAGAATATCGTCTGGGCGGCCGGCTACAACGTCTTCGCACTCCCGCTCGCAGCGGGCGTGTTGGCTCCGATCGGGATTCTGCTGTCGCCCGCTGTGGGCGCGCTCCTGATGTCGCTGAGTACGGTCATCGTCGCAGTCAACGCGCAACTGCTCCGGCGGGTGGATCTGTCCATCCCCGAGCTTCCAGGAGGGACACTACCGATTGACGCGCAACCTGAAGACTCGAACTCTCTCTAA
- a CDS encoding heavy-metal-associated domain-containing protein, whose protein sequence is MTTITVEGMTCGHCEQTVEEALQDVSGVTDVTVDREEEQVSVDGDADATTLVETVENAGYTAHI, encoded by the coding sequence ATGACGACTATCACCGTAGAGGGAATGACCTGCGGTCACTGTGAACAGACGGTCGAAGAGGCGCTTCAAGATGTCTCTGGCGTGACCGACGTGACCGTCGACCGAGAGGAAGAACAGGTGAGCGTCGATGGTGACGCGGACGCCACGACACTCGTAGAGACCGTCGAAAACGCGGGGTATACCGCTCACATCTGA
- a CDS encoding winged helix-turn-helix transcriptional regulator gives MESCTPCGGSSSLQNQNSSTTCSLVHTFDQIGSKWQWIVVDTLLEGEKRFNELKRSTNASSHTLSRVLGDLEENDLVQRRVDADGAVSVHYALTEKGRSLSSMFDEIDSWAGNWLNL, from the coding sequence ATGGAATCATGTACCCCCTGCGGCGGTTCGTCCTCACTCCAGAACCAGAACAGTAGCACCACGTGTTCTCTAGTTCACACGTTCGATCAGATCGGCTCGAAGTGGCAGTGGATCGTCGTCGACACTCTATTGGAGGGTGAGAAGCGATTCAACGAGTTGAAACGGTCGACGAACGCGAGTTCGCACACACTATCGCGGGTACTGGGTGATCTCGAAGAGAACGACCTCGTCCAGCGCCGGGTGGATGCCGATGGTGCGGTGTCAGTCCACTACGCTCTGACTGAGAAGGGACGCTCGCTCTCGTCTATGTTCGACGAGATCGATTCGTGGGCCGGTAACTGGCTAAATTTATAG
- a CDS encoding SDR family NAD(P)-dependent oxidoreductase has product MVTLTDTTSVQGLENKVALVTGATSGIGRAAALALGRNGASVVVAGRRGAEGKETVEQIEQTGSDAIFVRTDVTDESAVEHLVDRAVESYDGLDIAVNNAGNVGRPGPLEGLTDEDWEYTLDANLRGVWLSLKYELPAMRENGGGTIINTASEFGHVGAENFGAYAAAKHGVVALTRVAALEGATDDIRVNAVSPGIVLTPMTEGVFGGAEAVREQTAANHPLGRIADPEEIAEAIVWLGSDAASFVSGEALRIDGGKAAR; this is encoded by the coding sequence ATGGTAACACTCACAGACACGACGTCAGTACAGGGACTCGAAAACAAGGTTGCGCTCGTCACGGGCGCTACGTCGGGGATCGGGCGCGCAGCGGCGCTCGCACTCGGACGGAATGGAGCAAGCGTCGTCGTTGCCGGGCGGCGCGGGGCCGAAGGCAAAGAGACGGTCGAGCAGATCGAACAGACGGGGAGCGACGCGATCTTTGTCCGAACTGATGTAACCGACGAGTCCGCAGTCGAGCACCTCGTCGATCGGGCCGTCGAGAGCTACGACGGACTGGACATCGCAGTCAACAACGCCGGTAACGTCGGCCGGCCGGGACCGCTTGAGGGCCTCACGGACGAGGACTGGGAATACACACTAGATGCGAACCTTCGCGGTGTCTGGCTTTCGCTGAAGTACGAGCTCCCGGCGATGCGCGAGAACGGCGGTGGAACCATCATCAACACCGCCTCGGAATTCGGGCACGTGGGGGCCGAAAACTTCGGAGCCTACGCGGCAGCGAAGCACGGCGTGGTCGCCCTCACGCGCGTGGCCGCGCTCGAAGGGGCGACCGATGACATCCGTGTCAATGCAGTGAGCCCCGGAATCGTGCTCACGCCGATGACCGAGGGCGTGTTCGGCGGTGCCGAAGCGGTCCGCGAGCAAACCGCGGCTAATCACCCGCTCGGCCGGATAGCTGACCCGGAGGAGATCGCCGAAGCGATCGTCTGGCTCGGGTCGGACGCGGCGTCGTTCGTTTCTGGGGAGGCACTTCGGATAGATGGGGGAAAGGCGGCTCGATAG
- a CDS encoding type II toxin-antitoxin system VapC family toxin, whose product MSDDSEPYLFDVGVIALAHAETPVQENALGYVRDAIAGEIDAIVPRTAVLGAHHVLRNHLGYSNTEAAKLLQNFLSAKRIHWYDGMSEALVHEALSRAGSANIEGWDGYYAQVAIAEGVNTVLTIDDDFERFDAFDTEIILSPSEFTELNRLLES is encoded by the coding sequence ATGAGTGACGACTCTGAGCCGTACCTGTTTGACGTGGGTGTTATCGCCCTCGCCCACGCAGAGACTCCGGTTCAAGAGAACGCACTCGGGTACGTCCGTGATGCAATCGCGGGAGAAATCGACGCGATTGTTCCCCGTACAGCAGTTCTCGGAGCGCACCACGTGCTACGGAACCACCTCGGATACTCGAATACAGAGGCGGCAAAGCTGCTTCAAAATTTCTTGAGTGCGAAACGAATTCACTGGTACGATGGAATGTCTGAGGCTCTTGTCCACGAGGCTCTGTCTCGTGCAGGCAGCGCGAACATTGAGGGGTGGGACGGATACTACGCTCAGGTAGCGATCGCAGAGGGTGTGAATACTGTGTTGACGATTGACGACGACTTCGAACGATTCGATGCGTTCGACACTGAGATCATTCTCTCTCCCTCTGAGTTCACCGAACTGAACCGCCTTCTTGAAAGTTGA